From one Amycolatopsis sp. FDAARGOS 1241 genomic stretch:
- the sucC gene encoding ADP-forming succinate--CoA ligase subunit beta gives MDLFEHEARELFSAHGVPVPRGRVATSPEEARAAAVLVGGPVVVKAQVKTGGRGKAGGVKLAGTPDDAEQVADDILGMDIKGHAVHKVLVTEASDIAEEYYVSYLLDRAGRTFLAMASVAGGMEIEEVAATRPEALAKVPVDALTGVDQAKAREIVAAARFPAEVADEITGVLVRLWEVFVAEDATLVEVNPLARTGDGSVIALDGKVTLDANAEFRHPGHAEFADPSAGDPLERKAKDLGLNYVKLDGDIGVIGNGAGLVMSTLDVVAAAAAEVGARGPANFLDIGGGASAAVMSAGLGVILGDPAVRSVFVNVFGGITACDAVADGIVQALGILGDAATKPLVVRLDGNNVAEGRRILAEAGHPLVTVVETMDDAAREAAKLATVPANAEA, from the coding sequence ATGGATCTGTTCGAACACGAAGCGCGCGAGCTGTTCTCCGCGCACGGCGTACCGGTCCCCCGCGGCCGCGTCGCGACGAGCCCGGAGGAAGCCCGCGCCGCGGCGGTGCTCGTCGGCGGACCCGTGGTGGTGAAGGCCCAGGTGAAGACCGGTGGGCGGGGCAAGGCGGGCGGGGTGAAGCTCGCCGGGACGCCCGACGACGCCGAGCAGGTCGCCGACGACATCCTCGGCATGGACATCAAGGGCCACGCCGTGCACAAGGTTCTGGTGACCGAGGCCAGTGACATCGCGGAGGAGTACTACGTCTCCTACCTGCTCGACCGGGCCGGCCGCACGTTCCTGGCCATGGCCTCGGTCGCCGGCGGCATGGAGATCGAGGAGGTCGCGGCGACCCGGCCCGAAGCTCTGGCCAAGGTGCCGGTCGACGCGCTCACGGGCGTGGACCAGGCCAAGGCGCGCGAGATCGTGGCAGCGGCGCGGTTCCCGGCCGAGGTCGCGGACGAGATCACGGGCGTGCTGGTGCGCCTGTGGGAGGTGTTCGTCGCCGAGGACGCCACGCTCGTGGAGGTGAATCCGCTGGCACGCACCGGCGACGGTTCGGTGATCGCGCTCGACGGCAAGGTCACCCTCGACGCCAACGCCGAGTTCCGCCACCCTGGCCACGCCGAGTTCGCCGACCCGAGCGCGGGCGACCCGCTCGAGCGCAAGGCGAAGGACCTGGGGCTGAACTACGTGAAGCTCGACGGCGACATCGGCGTGATCGGCAACGGCGCCGGACTTGTCATGTCCACTTTGGACGTCGTCGCCGCCGCGGCCGCCGAGGTCGGTGCGCGGGGCCCGGCGAACTTCCTCGACATCGGCGGCGGCGCGTCGGCTGCGGTGATGTCGGCCGGGCTCGGCGTGATCCTCGGCGACCCAGCCGTGCGCAGCGTGTTCGTGAACGTCTTCGGCGGGATCACCGCGTGCGACGCCGTGGCCGACGGCATCGTGCAGGCGCTGGGCATCCTGGGCGACGCCGCGACGAAACCGCTGGTGGTCCGCCTCGACGGCAACAACGTGGCCGAGGGCAGGCGGATCC
- a CDS encoding thiamine pyrophosphate-binding protein, which yields MAPTTTGQNVDKDRAAPSTNGGEPAPDTISGGHLVAKALKAEGVDTIFTLCGGHIIDIYDGCVDEGINVIDVRHEQVAAHAADGYARITGRPGCAVVTAGPGTTDAVTGVANALRAESPMLLIGGQGALTQHKMGSLQDLPHVDMMSPITKFAATVPSTARAADLVSMAFREAFAGAPGPSFLEIPRDVLDARVPLSAARIPEAGRYRASTRNAGDPADIERLADLLVHAKKPAILLGSQVWTTRATEPATELVRTLNVPAFMNGAGRGTLPPGDPHHFQLARRYAFTNADLIVIVGTPFDFRMGYGKRLSPDATVVQIDLDYRTVGKNRDIDLGIVGDAGQILAAVSAAASGRVDNGAVARKPWLEELRAVEEQAKEKRLPQQHSDANPIHPYRLVHEINEFLTEDSIYIGDGGDIVTFSGQVVQPKSPGHWMDPGPLGTLGVGIPFVMAAKHARPDQEVVALFGDGAFSLTGWDFETLVRFNLPFVGIVGNNSSMNQIRYGQAQKYGLARERIGNTLGDVRYDEFARLLGGYGEEVRDPADIAPALQRARESGKPSLINVWVDPDAYAPGTMNQTMYK from the coding sequence ATGGCGCCAACCACAACCGGCCAGAACGTCGACAAGGACCGGGCCGCCCCCTCGACGAACGGCGGCGAGCCGGCTCCGGACACGATCTCCGGTGGGCACCTGGTGGCCAAGGCGCTCAAGGCCGAGGGCGTCGACACGATCTTCACCCTGTGCGGCGGGCACATCATCGACATCTACGACGGCTGCGTCGACGAGGGCATCAACGTCATCGACGTACGCCACGAGCAGGTCGCCGCGCACGCGGCCGACGGCTACGCGCGCATCACCGGCCGTCCCGGCTGCGCGGTCGTCACCGCCGGCCCGGGCACCACCGACGCGGTCACCGGCGTCGCCAACGCCCTGCGCGCGGAGAGCCCGATGCTGCTGATCGGCGGTCAGGGCGCACTCACCCAGCACAAGATGGGGTCGCTGCAGGACCTTCCGCACGTCGACATGATGAGCCCGATCACCAAGTTCGCCGCGACCGTGCCGTCGACCGCTCGCGCGGCCGACCTGGTGTCGATGGCGTTCCGCGAGGCCTTCGCCGGCGCCCCTGGGCCGTCGTTCCTCGAGATCCCGCGTGACGTGCTCGACGCGCGGGTCCCGCTGTCCGCGGCCCGCATCCCCGAAGCCGGCCGCTACCGCGCTTCGACGCGCAACGCGGGCGACCCCGCCGACATCGAGCGTCTCGCCGATCTGCTGGTGCACGCCAAGAAGCCGGCGATCCTGCTCGGCAGCCAGGTCTGGACGACGCGGGCGACGGAACCGGCGACGGAACTCGTGCGCACGCTGAACGTCCCCGCGTTCATGAACGGCGCGGGCCGCGGCACGCTGCCGCCGGGCGACCCGCACCACTTCCAGCTGGCGCGCAGGTATGCCTTCACCAACGCGGACCTGATCGTGATCGTCGGCACGCCGTTCGACTTCCGCATGGGCTACGGCAAGCGGCTTTCGCCCGACGCCACGGTGGTGCAGATCGATCTGGACTACCGCACCGTCGGCAAGAACCGCGACATCGACCTCGGAATCGTCGGCGACGCCGGCCAGATCCTCGCCGCGGTGTCGGCGGCGGCTTCGGGACGCGTCGACAACGGCGCGGTGGCCCGCAAGCCGTGGCTCGAGGAACTGCGCGCGGTGGAAGAGCAGGCCAAGGAGAAGCGCCTGCCGCAGCAGCACTCCGACGCGAACCCGATCCACCCCTACCGGCTCGTGCACGAGATCAACGAGTTCCTCACCGAGGACTCGATCTACATCGGCGACGGCGGTGACATCGTCACCTTCTCCGGCCAGGTCGTGCAGCCGAAGTCACCGGGGCACTGGATGGACCCGGGTCCGCTCGGCACGCTCGGCGTCGGCATCCCGTTCGTGATGGCCGCCAAGCACGCCCGCCCGGACCAGGAGGTCGTCGCGCTCTTCGGCGACGGCGCGTTCTCGCTGACCGGCTGGGACTTCGAGACGCTGGTGCGGTTCAACCTGCCCTTCGTCGGGATCGTCGGCAACAACTCGTCGATGAACCAGATCCGCTACGGCCAGGCGCAGAAGTACGGGCTGGCGCGCGAGCGCATCGGCAACACCCTCGGCGACGTCCGCTACGACGAGTTCGCCCGCCTGCTGGGCGGCTACGGCGAAGAGGTGCGCGATCCCGCCGACATCGCGCCGGCACTGCAGCGCGCCCGCGAATCCGGCAAGCCCTCGCTGATCAACGTCTGGGTCGACCCGGACGCGTACGCCCCCGGAACCATGAATCAGACGATGTACAAGTAG
- the frc gene encoding formyl-CoA transferase: MGKALDGVRVLDMTHVQSGPSSTQILAWLGADVIKLETPGRGDITRGQLRDLPGVDSLYFTMLNGNKRSITLNMKSDEGKEIFTKLVAGVDILVENFGPGVVDRFGFSWEKLQEINERLIYASIKGFGPGRYADFKAYEVIAQAMGGSMSTTGFEEGPPTATGAQIGDSGTGIHLVAAMLAALYQRTNTGRGQRVQVAMQDAVLNLCRVKLRDQQRLTHGPLGEYPNDVFGEEVPRSGNASGGGQPGWAVRCAPGGPNDYIYVIVQPVGWAPLTQLIGQPELAEDPEWATPEARLSKLDKVFALVEQWTERHTKWEVMEKLNAHNIPCGPILSTKELIEDETLAALGSVVEVDHPERGKFKTVGCPLKLSDSPVEVGRSPLLGEHNDEVLGELGYGTDELERLRTAGVI; the protein is encoded by the coding sequence ATGGGAAAGGCACTCGATGGCGTCCGCGTCCTCGACATGACCCACGTCCAGTCGGGACCGTCGTCGACCCAGATCCTCGCCTGGCTGGGCGCCGACGTGATCAAGCTGGAGACGCCAGGGCGCGGTGACATCACGCGCGGCCAGCTGCGGGACCTGCCCGGAGTGGACAGTCTCTACTTCACGATGCTCAACGGCAACAAGCGCAGCATCACGCTGAACATGAAGAGCGACGAGGGCAAGGAGATCTTCACCAAACTCGTGGCCGGTGTGGACATCCTCGTCGAGAACTTCGGCCCCGGCGTGGTGGACCGCTTCGGGTTCTCGTGGGAGAAGCTGCAGGAGATCAACGAGCGGCTGATCTACGCCTCGATCAAGGGCTTCGGCCCCGGCCGCTACGCCGACTTCAAGGCCTACGAGGTGATCGCGCAGGCCATGGGCGGCTCCATGAGCACCACCGGTTTCGAAGAGGGCCCGCCCACCGCCACCGGCGCGCAGATCGGCGACTCGGGCACCGGCATCCACCTCGTCGCCGCGATGCTCGCCGCGCTGTACCAGCGCACGAACACCGGCCGCGGGCAGCGGGTGCAGGTGGCCATGCAGGACGCGGTGCTCAACCTCTGCCGCGTCAAGCTGCGCGACCAGCAGCGGCTGACCCACGGCCCGCTCGGCGAGTACCCCAACGACGTGTTCGGCGAAGAGGTCCCGCGCTCGGGCAACGCCTCCGGCGGCGGCCAGCCCGGCTGGGCGGTGCGCTGCGCGCCCGGTGGCCCGAACGACTACATCTACGTGATCGTCCAGCCGGTCGGCTGGGCCCCGCTGACCCAGCTGATCGGGCAGCCTGAGCTCGCCGAGGACCCCGAGTGGGCCACGCCCGAGGCCCGGCTGTCCAAACTGGACAAGGTGTTCGCGCTCGTCGAGCAGTGGACCGAGCGCCACACCAAGTGGGAGGTCATGGAGAAGCTCAACGCCCACAACATCCCGTGCGGTCCGATCCTGTCCACGAAGGAGCTCATCGAGGACGAGACGCTCGCCGCCCTGGGCTCCGTGGTCGAGGTCGACCACCCCGAGCGCGGGAAGTTCAAGACGGTGGGCTGCCCGCTCAAGCTGTCCGACTCCCCGGTCGAGGTGGGCCGTTCGCCGCTGCTGGGCGAGCACAACGACGAGGTGTTGGGCGAGCTCGGCTACGGCACCGATGAACTCGAGCGGCTGCGCACCGCCGGCGTGATCTGA
- a CDS encoding acetate--CoA ligase family protein, whose product MTTETGREAVEKILEQAAAEGRSSLTAPEGRAVCEAYGIPTPQERLATSADEAVAQAEEIGLPVVLKIVSPDILHKTEAGGVLVGLRTAEQVAEGYATILANAEAYDENAAIVGVQVQQMLTTGQEVIIGSVTDQTFGKIVAFGLGGVLVEVLKDVTFRLAPTSEDEALSMVDGIAAAEVLDGVRGAEPVDKKALAAIVHDLSRLVTDFPQLAEVDLNPVLATAEGATAVDVRILVDPEAAKEPVRFTQEEILAAMNRIMRPAAVAVIGASPVSGKIGNSVMKNLVNGGYAGEIYPINPKASEILDRKAYASISDVPGDVDVAVFAIPAKFVPAALEEAGKKGVAGAILIPSGFGETGNIELQNEVVAIARKHGVRILGPNIYGYYYTPENLSATFCTPYDVKGGVALSSQSGGIGMAILGFSRSAGMGVSSIVGVGNKADIDEDDLLTFFEHDDNTQLVAMHLEDLKDGRSFAETAKRVSAKKPVVVLKAGRTSQGAKAASSHTGALAGNDKVYDDILRQSGVIRAPGLNDMLEYARGIPLLPTPKGENVVIITGAGGSGVLLSDACVDNGLTLMEIPGDLDEAFRKFIPPFGAAGNPVDITGGEPPSTYRNTIALGLEDDRIHSLILGYWHTIVTPPMVFAELVVDVVEEFRKKGIHKPVVASLSGDVEVEQASDHLYAHGVVAYPYTTEKPVAVLGAKYRWARSAGLLG is encoded by the coding sequence ATGACCACGGAAACCGGCCGCGAAGCGGTCGAGAAGATCCTGGAGCAGGCGGCGGCGGAGGGACGCTCGTCGCTGACCGCACCCGAGGGCCGCGCCGTGTGCGAGGCCTACGGCATCCCCACCCCGCAGGAGCGGCTGGCGACCTCGGCCGACGAGGCGGTGGCGCAGGCGGAGGAGATCGGCCTGCCGGTGGTGCTGAAGATCGTGTCGCCCGACATCCTGCACAAGACGGAAGCCGGCGGCGTGCTCGTCGGCCTGCGCACCGCCGAGCAGGTCGCCGAGGGCTACGCCACGATCCTGGCCAACGCCGAGGCCTACGACGAGAACGCGGCGATCGTCGGTGTTCAGGTGCAGCAGATGCTCACCACCGGCCAGGAGGTCATCATCGGGTCGGTCACCGACCAGACCTTCGGCAAGATCGTGGCCTTCGGCCTCGGCGGCGTGCTCGTCGAGGTGCTGAAGGACGTGACCTTCCGCCTGGCGCCGACGTCGGAGGACGAGGCACTGTCCATGGTGGACGGTATCGCCGCGGCCGAGGTGCTCGACGGCGTCCGCGGCGCTGAGCCGGTGGACAAGAAGGCGCTCGCGGCCATCGTGCACGACCTTTCGCGTCTGGTCACCGACTTCCCGCAGCTGGCGGAGGTCGACCTCAACCCGGTGCTCGCCACGGCCGAGGGCGCAACCGCCGTCGACGTGCGCATCCTCGTCGACCCGGAGGCGGCGAAGGAGCCGGTGCGGTTCACGCAGGAGGAGATCCTCGCGGCGATGAACCGGATCATGAGGCCGGCCGCCGTCGCGGTGATCGGGGCTTCGCCCGTGTCCGGCAAGATCGGCAACTCGGTGATGAAGAACCTCGTCAACGGCGGCTACGCGGGGGAGATCTACCCGATCAACCCGAAGGCGTCGGAAATTCTGGACCGCAAGGCGTACGCGAGCATCAGCGACGTGCCCGGGGACGTGGACGTGGCCGTGTTCGCGATCCCGGCGAAGTTCGTGCCCGCGGCGCTGGAAGAGGCCGGCAAGAAGGGTGTGGCCGGGGCGATCCTGATTCCGTCCGGGTTCGGCGAGACCGGGAACATCGAGCTGCAGAATGAGGTCGTCGCGATCGCGCGCAAGCACGGTGTGCGCATCCTCGGCCCCAACATCTACGGCTACTACTACACGCCGGAGAACCTCTCGGCGACGTTCTGCACCCCGTACGACGTCAAGGGCGGTGTCGCGCTCTCCTCGCAGAGCGGCGGCATAGGCATGGCGATCCTGGGCTTCAGCCGGTCGGCCGGCATGGGCGTGTCGTCCATCGTGGGCGTGGGCAACAAGGCGGACATCGACGAGGACGACCTGCTCACGTTCTTCGAGCACGACGACAACACCCAGCTCGTCGCAATGCACCTCGAAGACCTCAAGGACGGCCGCTCCTTCGCGGAGACCGCCAAGCGCGTCTCGGCGAAGAAGCCGGTGGTCGTGCTCAAGGCCGGGCGCACCTCGCAGGGTGCCAAGGCGGCGAGCTCGCACACCGGCGCGCTGGCCGGCAACGACAAGGTCTACGACGACATCCTGCGCCAGAGCGGCGTGATCCGGGCGCCGGGGCTCAACGACATGCTCGAGTACGCCCGCGGTATCCCGCTGCTGCCCACGCCGAAGGGCGAGAACGTCGTGATCATCACCGGCGCCGGTGGCTCCGGTGTGCTGCTGTCGGACGCGTGCGTGGACAACGGCCTGACTCTCATGGAGATCCCCGGTGATCTCGACGAGGCGTTCCGGAAGTTCATCCCGCCGTTCGGCGCGGCCGGCAACCCGGTGGACATCACGGGTGGCGAGCCGCCGTCGACGTACCGGAACACGATCGCCCTCGGCCTTGAAGACGACCGCATCCACTCCCTGATTCTCGGCTACTGGCACACGATCGTCACGCCGCCGATGGTCTTCGCGGAGCTCGTGGTCGACGTCGTCGAGGAGTTCCGCAAGAAGGGGATCCACAAGCCCGTGGTGGCGTCGCTGTCCGGGGACGTCGAGGTGGAGCAGGCGAGCGACCACCTCTACGCCCACGGCGTCGTCGCCTACCCGTACACGACCGAGAAGCCGGTTGCGGTACTCGGTGCCAAGTACCGCTGGGCGCGGTCGGCCGGGCTGCTCGGCTGA
- a CDS encoding OFA family MFS transporter yields MTAAQPTYQEIVDDNGRTYRIGESPRDLMGRSRSWMVWLPWIAMMAVSVFEYGWGAVEGTLEEKYGWSLSDAFWLASIWAVFQAGVAFPAGRLREKNIVSAKTAMLLGALFSGIGYFTIAHSGNLVLAFIGYSVLGGTGAGLVYATCINMVGKWYPEKRGARTGFVNGGFAYGSVPFIYLFSAFLGHENLTITLDGIGLYMLVVVGICGFLFRDPPKNWWPAEVDPIAWLKGKAAGSAKSLEKNPPAVRQFTPMEAIRTGMLPLMWVTLIVIGGVSLFGINFQVPFAEESHFGAFVAASSAGILAIVNGVGRGLVGWASDRIGRKATLFWVLVIAAVAQFGVMWSGNTHSLFWFMVFAVLTGFGSGAFYPLFAALVPDYFGENHNATNYGIVYSAKLIGGVGGGGLAAGVIAAWGYTGAYILAGCIALLSALMVLFLRQPGRRSGPTASEQSGAGVIAQTSPATGTAGN; encoded by the coding sequence ATGACCGCAGCCCAACCGACGTACCAGGAGATCGTCGACGACAACGGACGCACTTACCGGATCGGTGAGAGCCCCAGAGACCTGATGGGCCGCTCGCGATCGTGGATGGTCTGGTTGCCGTGGATCGCCATGATGGCGGTCAGCGTGTTCGAGTACGGCTGGGGAGCCGTCGAAGGAACACTTGAGGAGAAGTACGGCTGGTCGTTGTCGGACGCGTTCTGGCTGGCCAGCATCTGGGCCGTGTTCCAGGCCGGGGTCGCGTTCCCGGCCGGCCGGCTGCGCGAGAAGAACATCGTCTCGGCGAAGACCGCCATGCTGCTCGGCGCGCTCTTCTCCGGGATCGGCTACTTCACCATCGCGCACAGCGGGAACCTGGTGCTGGCGTTCATCGGGTACTCGGTCCTCGGCGGCACGGGCGCCGGACTGGTCTACGCCACTTGCATCAACATGGTCGGCAAGTGGTACCCGGAGAAGCGCGGTGCGCGCACCGGTTTCGTGAACGGCGGCTTCGCCTACGGTTCGGTGCCGTTCATCTACCTGTTCAGCGCCTTCCTCGGGCACGAGAACCTGACGATCACCCTCGACGGCATCGGCCTCTACATGCTGGTGGTCGTGGGGATCTGCGGGTTCTTGTTCAGGGACCCGCCGAAGAACTGGTGGCCGGCCGAGGTCGACCCGATCGCGTGGCTGAAGGGCAAGGCTGCCGGCAGCGCCAAGAGTCTCGAGAAGAACCCGCCGGCCGTGCGGCAGTTCACCCCGATGGAGGCGATCAGGACCGGCATGCTCCCGCTGATGTGGGTCACGCTGATCGTGATCGGCGGAGTCTCCCTGTTCGGCATCAACTTCCAGGTGCCGTTCGCCGAGGAAAGCCACTTCGGCGCGTTCGTCGCGGCGTCGTCGGCGGGCATCCTCGCGATCGTCAACGGCGTCGGGCGAGGCCTCGTCGGCTGGGCCTCCGACCGCATCGGCCGCAAGGCCACGCTGTTCTGGGTCCTGGTGATCGCGGCGGTGGCGCAGTTCGGCGTGATGTGGTCGGGCAACACGCACAGCCTGTTCTGGTTCATGGTGTTCGCGGTGCTGACCGGGTTCGGCAGCGGCGCGTTCTACCCGCTGTTCGCGGCCCTCGTGCCGGACTACTTCGGGGAGAACCACAACGCCACCAACTACGGCATCGTCTACAGCGCCAAGCTGATCGGCGGTGTCGGCGGTGGTGGTCTCGCCGCGGGCGTGATCGCGGCGTGGGGTTACACCGGTGCCTACATCCTGGCGGGCTGCATCGCATTGCTGTCGGCCCTCATGGTGCTGTTCCTGCGCCAGCCGGGCCGCCGCAGCGGCCCGACCGCGTCGGAGCAGAGCGGGGCCGGCGTGATCGCGCAGACCTCACCCGCCACCGGGACCGCTGGCAACTGA
- a CDS encoding GntR family transcriptional regulator: MSQTASPLPDRGPTGRRSAKGSLAAKSAKRVERPAPLRQVVYEALAELIINRTLEPGQHLVEADLAEYLGVSRQPVREALQRLQTEGWVDLRPAQGAFVHLPTDEEADQLLGVRAVLETHSARLAAACASEEDVARLWELQNAGLEALAADDGEGLVTANADLHTFITELTGNAVLTELIGLVDRRVRWYYTPIARPRGHDAWHEHAELIEAIAAHDVVKAEKIMAQHTERTRQAFHERPEAAGE, from the coding sequence GTGAGCCAAACCGCCTCTCCCCTGCCCGATCGCGGGCCCACCGGCCGGCGCAGCGCCAAGGGGTCCCTCGCGGCCAAGTCGGCCAAGCGCGTGGAGCGCCCCGCCCCGCTGCGGCAGGTCGTGTACGAAGCGCTCGCGGAGCTGATCATCAACCGCACGCTCGAACCCGGGCAGCACCTGGTCGAGGCCGATCTCGCGGAGTACCTGGGTGTCAGCCGCCAGCCGGTGCGCGAAGCCCTGCAGCGGCTGCAGACCGAAGGCTGGGTCGACCTGCGGCCGGCCCAGGGCGCCTTCGTGCACCTGCCCACCGACGAGGAAGCCGACCAGCTGCTCGGCGTGCGGGCGGTGCTGGAAACGCACTCCGCACGCCTGGCCGCCGCGTGCGCGTCCGAAGAGGACGTCGCGCGGCTGTGGGAGCTGCAGAACGCCGGCCTCGAGGCGCTGGCCGCGGACGACGGCGAAGGTCTGGTCACGGCCAACGCCGACCTGCACACCTTCATCACCGAGCTCACCGGCAACGCCGTGCTCACCGAGCTGATCGGGCTCGTCGACCGCCGCGTGCGCTGGTACTACACGCCGATCGCCCGGCCCCGCGGCCACGACGCGTGGCACGAGCACGCCGAACTGATCGAAGCCATCGCCGCCCACGACGTCGTCAAGGCGGAGAAGATCATGGCCCAGCACACGGAACGCACGCGGCAGGCGTTCCACGAGCGGCCCGAAGCAGCCGGGGAGTGA
- a CDS encoding 2-dehydropantoate 2-reductase encodes MRVAVLGAGAIGAYVGAALHRGGTEVHLVARKAHLEAMREHGVRVLSPRGDFTARPHVTDDPAEIGPVDFVFLGLKAHSYPGSGELLEPLLGLDTALVAAQNGIPWWYFHGLAGHPLEGHRVETVDPGGATSRVMAVERAIGCVVYCSTVIEEPGVIRHLEGTRFSLGEPAGGISPRCVALSEAMITGGLKAPVEPNLRDDIWVKLMGNVAFNPLSALTRATMAEICEHDETRDLVATMMTETLAIARAAGADPRVSVEKRIDGAWRVGHHKTSMLQDLEAGKPLEIDAIIGAVVELAELTGVPAPALRHVHAAIGLLNRTATAVPVG; translated from the coding sequence ATGCGGGTTGCTGTTCTGGGCGCGGGCGCGATCGGCGCCTACGTGGGTGCGGCGTTGCACCGAGGCGGCACCGAGGTCCATCTGGTCGCGCGCAAAGCCCACCTCGAGGCGATGCGCGAACACGGAGTGCGGGTGCTGAGTCCCCGGGGCGACTTCACCGCACGTCCCCACGTCACCGACGACCCGGCCGAGATCGGCCCGGTCGACTTCGTCTTCCTCGGGCTCAAGGCCCACTCCTACCCGGGCAGCGGAGAGCTGCTCGAACCGCTGCTGGGACTGGACACCGCGCTCGTCGCGGCGCAGAACGGCATCCCGTGGTGGTACTTCCACGGCCTGGCCGGGCACCCCCTGGAGGGCCACCGCGTCGAGACCGTGGACCCCGGCGGCGCGACGAGCCGCGTCATGGCCGTGGAGCGCGCCATCGGCTGCGTCGTCTACTGCTCGACCGTGATCGAGGAGCCGGGCGTGATCCGGCACCTGGAGGGCACGCGCTTCTCCCTGGGCGAGCCGGCGGGCGGGATTTCGCCCCGCTGCGTCGCGCTGTCCGAGGCGATGATCACCGGCGGGCTCAAGGCCCCCGTGGAGCCGAACCTGCGCGACGACATCTGGGTCAAGCTCATGGGCAACGTCGCCTTCAACCCGCTCAGCGCGCTAACGCGGGCGACGATGGCCGAGATCTGCGAGCACGACGAGACGCGCGACCTCGTCGCCACGATGATGACCGAAACCCTTGCGATCGCCCGCGCGGCCGGCGCGGATCCGCGGGTCTCCGTGGAGAAGCGGATCGACGGCGCCTGGCGCGTCGGTCACCACAAGACGTCGATGCTGCAAGACCTGGAAGCCGGCAAGCCGCTGGAGATCGACGCCATTATCGGCGCCGTCGTCGAGCTGGCCGAGCTCACCGGGGTACCCGCGCCCGCGTTGCGGCACGTGCACGCGGCCATCGGCTTGCTGAACCGCACGGCCACCGCCGTGCCGGTCGGCTAG